DNA from bacterium:
GGATTCTTTGGAAAGCATCTGCCTCATCAAGTCCATGCGCGAACAGAATCAGGTCGACCGCTTTGCCCTTTACTTTACTGAGTGCCTCATCGTAAGACAGGGCGATTTCGAAAGAGCATTCCTTGATGCCGCGCAAGTGCTTTGCGAGTGCCGCCAGAACTGCCGGATCATCTTCAATGATCAGGATGTTTACTGTGTAAGTACCCCTTGCCTCACTCATCGCATCCCGTACAACGATTTTATCATGAAGGATTTTAGTCAGCCTCCGGATCAGCGAAGGTGATCTCTACTTTCCAATGTTTTACCTTTTGCCAATTTACAACGATGTTTACCAATCGGCGGATCAGTCGAAACATCGGTACGCACTACAGGTCAAGCTCATCCATTTTTTGTTTTTCGTATTCAGAATCTTCGCCGGGATAACGCAGCAGCGATTCGAATTTTCCCGTTTCTCTGGCAAGCGCCACCATCAGACTCTCACCGGCCGGGAGAACATCCGGTTCGCTTTTGAACACAGTATCCTGGAATGCTTGTGAAGCGTCGATCCATTTCCAGCCTTTCGCGCGGAATGCGGCAATCAGATCGCCCAGGAATAATCCGTTGAGCGTGTTGTGATGCGTGAGGATCGTGTGGCGGATTGGCCTTTTAAGAACAGCACGGGCCAACTCCTCGTAATGCGCGGCACGATCCAGCATATGTTCTACATAGTAATTTTTGTATGGTGTCAGATCTGCATTCGGGTCCTTCTGCAACCGTTCTCTTAGACGTTGATCGATGTACCAGTCGGATGTGTCGATCGTGACGTGTCCGTTTTTATAACCACTCTGTTTCAGAAAAGCTCGCATCGAATCGCGCTGCTCCATCGTTTTTCCTTCCTTTAGAAAAGGAAAACGAAACAGTTTTTGAAAGTTCTTGTAAGGCGACAGAAACGCGTCGCACTTGAGAATATCCTTTTGATACTCTTGCAATTCCTTCGCCGGATAGAACCAGTGCGAATAAGTATGATTGCCGATGATATGTTTCCCTGCGTCCCATTGAGCCAGAAAATCTTTCCCTTCCTTGTTAACGATATATTTGCCGACAACAAACAACGCTGCTTTAATTTTCGCATCATAAAGAGATTTTAAAATCGCTTGATTTCGTTCTTGCGGATTTAGAACGACTGCGTTGCCGGCCCAATTGAAATCATCCATTGTGAGTGAGATCAGCAATGGTTCCGCAGCAAAAGTTGGCAATAGCGGAGACGCGGCAAGTGTTAAAGCTGCACCGATAAATTCTCTTCTTGAAAGCATGGTCTACCTGGATCGAATCAATTTCTTGAGCAAGCCGATTTGACCGGCGTGATAAACATGATGGCGGATGATTCCGTGAATCATGAACGCAACGGAATAATCTTTGCCAACCACATTCTCCTCAAGCGAAGAATTTTGGAGAACCGCGTAATATTCGAGCAGCTTTCGGTGCGATCTTTCCAGCATTTCCAGCGCCGCTTTCCATTCCTCTTCTCCGGCTGTTGTAACCGGAGGAAAATCTCCTTCCTTCGGCTCGTCGGCCGGTTGTCCCATAAGTCTTTGCAGAAATACTTCCTGCCATGCTGCAATGTGCATCACGAGCTCCCATATCGTATGAGAACCGGGGATCGGCCGCACGGAAGCATCTTTTGCGGAAACATCAGAAAGTGTTTCGCGCAAACCAGGGCCGTGCCAGGCATCCCCTTCCTGAATTCTTTTCATTGCTTCTCTTAAGTTTCCGATTTCCGACATGATTCTTTCTCCTGATTGTTTTTACCACGGAGTCACGGAGAACACGAAGTTTGTACGCCGACTCTTCCGCTAGTGAAATGGCAAAGCAATGGAAAGTCGAATAGGACAGCTGGAAATCAGAAGCGAAATAAACGCTGCGTGAAGTAACGCTATTTCCCTTGCACCATTTTCAGCTTTGAATTTCGAGTGGTGTCCTGTTTTTCTGCTTTCTTTTCTACCGGCTTTGATGTGATGTGTATTTCACGGCCGGCCGCTTCCGCGTCCGCTACCACGCTCATCCACCATTTGAGCCGGCATTGGTCGCTGCACAAATCAATCTCCTCACCGTTATAAGTGAGTAACGGATCATGCCCTATGATTTCAGCGTTGCACTCATTACATTTGATGATTGTTTCTTTCATAAAAATTTTGAATGATTTTATCATGTCGTGATATGTCACTGGAAGAAAAAAGAGGAAGTGTCAAAGCCAACGTTACAAAGCAAATGTGCGAATTTCGGTCACATGTCACCCCCAGATGAAAATCATCTGGAGTGTAATTTTACTTGCCTTCTTTCATGCTGCGGATCGCTTTTAGTTCGATTACATGAATCAGATCTTTTGGACGTTTCGCGGCCTCTTTGCTTCGAATCAGCCCGTCCAGGCTAATGGCCCGGCAAATGAATGTCCCAATTTGGATCGTATCCGGATATTTTCGGGTGATATCCTCATATGTCCCCACACCGGATAGCTCCGCAAGAAGATCAATGCTCCCCAGGGACGTAATCAGAGTAAAATTAGCGCCATTTTCCACTGTTCTTTCATCAAAATGAAAAGGCACATCCATCGGGGATTCGTCGGGACCGCGGCGTCGGGGATTCAATGGCGCCAAAGCCTGAACTAACTTTCGAATGTTCTCTCTGCTTCTTTTGTAGCAGATGTCCAGGTCTCTTGTAACGTAACTGGATCCGAATGCCGTCGCTGCAACTCCGCCAACGACTATGAATTCCACCTCCGCTTTCAGAAGGGATTCTATGATTTTTTCGATTTCGACCATTGAAGGTTCGATTGGAATTGCATCCAACTTTGAAGTTGACGAACCCGTTCGGGTTGAGACAACGAAAGGTTATATCGCAGCAGACTTAAATCAATCCCGAATAGTCGAGCGGTTTCTACCGGATCGCGGTCCTTGTTCTGCTCTATAAATTCAAGAAGAAGATCTTCTGAAGAAACCGTTCGTGACATACCTAGCTGAATTATAACATTGGGACTTCAGCCGGTGCATTTCTGAAAACCCATGGCCCCATATATATTTCAGTTCCACCGTTGCAGTAACTGGAAAGCCGCTCAGGTTATTCGCCACGCACCAGATCTTTTCCGCATTGGTTGCGTTGGCTGGCCCGGTGTAGACTGTGCCGGCTTTGAGCTCCCAGAGCTCCTGCCAGCAGCACGATGAATGTCAGAACAAATGTGTAAGTTTTCATTTTTCCCTCCGTTTTTTATCCCTTATCTGTTATGCGCAAAGTGAAGGAAAAAGTGTTCAGTGAGCAGCCCGGCGGATCGCGCTACAATAATAGTTCCCCCCGGAAGCACGGGAAGGCGTGTCTATTATGCAATGGCATTTTACGCAGACGGATCATGATTCGCGGAACGTGACTGATCCGACAACACTGACCGTTCAATCACACGGGGATCTGACGCCGCTGGAGATTCTGGTGCGGGAGGTGCTGCAGAATTCGCTCGATAATTTCGCAAGCAGGCCGGTCCGGGTTGATTTTCGTTTGCGCTACTTGCGCGGCGCCGCTAAAGACGAATTTCTGGAAAAGCTCCGCTTCGAAGAGCAAATTCTTCCACATCTGCGAGCCGTAGTTCAGTACGAAAAACGGAGTCGCGGCGCCAGCGAGTTCCCGGAACCCAATCAGCTCCTCAAAAAAGACATCACGCTCCGCCTCCTTTATATAGAAGACTTCAACACCAGGGGATTAATCGGCCCCGAACATAGTCTTGAAGCGGATCAATTTCCAAAACCTCACTGCTTCCTCGGTCTTTGCCGCAATGTCGGAGACAGCCAAAAAAGTGAAGAAGCAATGGGTGGAATTTACGGCCTGGGAAAAACCGTTTTGTGGAAACATTCGCGCCATCGGATCGTGTTGTTCCATTCGCGTTTGCAAATCCCCTACGTCACGAAGGAGCTGCCGGGTGAGCATCGCGCGAGATTTTTCGGGCACATTCGCTTGCCGGGTCACGATATTCAGCAACAATCTTTTCAGGGTGAAGCATTTTTCGGCCGTCGAAAAGAGCAATTGACATGGTCTTTGATGGATCAGGAAGCGGATCGTTTGGCGCGCGAATTCGGGATGGCGGCGCGAAATGCGAATCAAACCGGCACATCCATTCTTGTGGTCGACTTTGAGGATCCCGATTCGGAAAACGCAGCGACCGAATCCGAATCGCTCCAGCGGATTCACGACGCCGCCGAGCAATATTTCTGGCCCGCGATGATCGAAGGTTCGCTGGAGGTTCGAACCAAAGCCGACAGCGGCAGCGACACCGGCTGGAAAACGCGTGATATTACAGACCAACCGAAACACCTGAAACCTTTTCTGCGCGCCTATATCAACGCCTATAAGGACAAGGAGGCGCTCAGCAAAATCGAGGTCAACGTTCCCAAAGGTCCGAAAGAGGAGGAGAAGTGCGCAGCAAATGTTGCGGTTTCTGTATTGCTGGATCATGAGGGGATGAAAGGGCCGCTTTTGAACCGCACCGCGTTGATTCGAGGCGCGGGCATGGTGGTCGGCTACCAACGGATTGGACGTCCGGGATTGGGCGGAAAAGATTTTTATGCAGTAGTGCTCGGTGGAAAATCGTGTCCCGCTCATCTTGCCGCGGCCGTAAGAGAGCAAGCGCGCTGCGAACAATTGATCGCATACTCGGAGCCGGTCACACATGATACGTGGACACCGCAATCGGACAAATTGAAACGATGGCGTGGCGCTCGCGCAGAGATCGATCGCATCTTGCGGAGCATCCGGTCCGCGATCACGGAAGCGACGACCTCCGATCTGCGGCCGGAAGGTCGCGCGATTTCCCTGCTCTCTTCTTACTTCCCGATTGCGCATGGCACGGAAAGCGAATCGGCGCGCGACACGAAGCTGGAATTTCTTTCCGATCCCGCGATCCATCCGGATGAAGAAGGAGAACTGAGGTACAGATTCCACATCCGCGTTACTGTTCCCGCGCGACAGGATTTTATCGGATGGATTCCGAAACGATGGAAAGTGGAATGTCACTACGGCTTCTATGGAGAAGATGTACATCGCAAAGTGGTGGAAAGCGCAACAGTCGGATTTACGCACATCAAACGAAACGGCAGCGGATGGGACCTGCTTTCGAAATTCGATCGCTCCTTTGAAGAGGAAGTCGGAGAACATCCACTGGTTTATGAATTCAGAGGGGAAACCGCGCCTCTGGAAACGTTTCTCGCGCGCACGACGAAACAGGAACTGGAAATTAAGGTGTTGAAGGAATGAGCTGGCTCAAGGATGCGCTGGAGCGCCGGACGGTCTGGCCATATCAACTTGCCGCTGAACCCGTGAAGTTGGAGATAGCGGCAACAGCGCTGACCGGCAAAACGGAGGTTGCCGCATGGAAGGCATCCAACTGGAGAGGGCGTCGCGGCAAGGCAGGACCACCTGAGCCGTCAAAAGTAGTCGATGCATCCGCGCGATGGGATTTGTTTACTGAAAATATTGTGTGGGACCGACTGCAGTTGCGTTGCACCGCTTCCATCGATGGCGCCGAACGCTTCCCTGCATCTGCTGTCTCGTTTGGACTGGTGGCTTTGTGCAAGAACACGCGGTATCGATCGGCAGCTCGCGGTTCTTTCAATACAGGCGCCGCGGAGATGGTCCTGACTATTCAACGCAATGATGTATCAGGCCAGATTCTGCTGCTGCCTGTGCTGGTCCTCATCAATCCGAGGCGGGCTCCGGCTGGATTTCCTGATGTTGCCGGGGCGCGTCTGGCAACTGGTTTCCCGGTCACGATTTTCACCGATGCTCCCGCGGAGCGTCCGGGTGGTGGAATCGAGATTCAGTGGAGGAATTTCGGTCCACAATTTCGCGATTCGTTGTTTGAACTCGCGATCGCTCCACCCGAAATTTTGTTGCGTCTGAACAATGAACATTCGGCGTTAAAAGCTATCGTTGAGGATTTGTCGAAAACCGGGAATCGCGCGCGCATTCGAAACGCGATTTTTGCGCTGATTGCATGCGATGTCTGGTTTCAGCTCGCTGAGTTCGCAGCGCACGAAATGATCTCCATTGAGGAACCGGAAGACGCAACCTCGGAGCTTGCTGTTAAGATCTTGAAATCCTTGTCGAAGATGATTCGTATTCCACATCAGGAGATTGTGCAATCGTACGATGATCCGGCCGGCAGAGCGATGCTGAGCGTGCGAATCCAGCATGCTTTAAAATCGGGGACCTACCAAAACGCTTTGATTACAGGATCGGTTTCCGATGAAGAGGGATTCGCGTTATGAGATTGCCAATTCTGGATCGTCCCATCCTGTACGTGAACCAGGCATTTCTGCAGAATCCAAAACCGTCACCGGACCGGCCTGAGCAGTCGGCTTATTCGGGCGAGGGGGATCTGTTGCGATTCGATGCGTTTGGAAAATCCTTGCGGCGTTTGATGAAAGAGTTTGATTCGGATCCAACGAAGAGTGACGGCGCAATTGCGATTGCTCTGCACCAGTCGTTGCCGTTGACGCGCCGCGAGGCTGCGCAGATGGCCTTCTGGCATTATCTCAGCATCCTGGAGCTGCCTGAATACGTTGCGTGGAGATACTTCGATCCTGCAAAAGCAAAGACGAACAAAGAGCGCTACATCGGCTTCCTGGCAGACAATGCGTTCTCCAGGTTATGGTGGTGGGCCGAGCTGACTCACCAGGCCGGTACTGCTGATCCCTATTTTCGAACGCGAGCGGGCGCGCAAAATCTGGAGCTTGTGAAAAGCGTTGTCGAGAATTTGTTTGGCGGAAATCGCGTGCTGGTTGCGGCTTTGATCGACTTTGTTTGCGCGTCTGCGGATGGCGTGGCTGATCAGCAGAAGGTCAAACAGCTCACGACGCGGATCAATGCGTTGCTTGTAACGGTTGCCGTTGATTTGCTGACCGATGAGATGGTCCAGCAAATTCCTCGCAACATCGCGGCCACCTTTCAGTGAAGATCTGTGGTTAACTGTTTGAACAATTGCTGTCTGACTGTTGATCGATCTCCTCTGTATCATCGAAACAGGTCCAGCAAAAGGAATCTGGATGGAAACCCTTTCGAATTTGCTGCAACTTCACCAGCCGCCGGATCTTTTGCTCGAAGCTCAGATCCGCCGATTTCCTGTCATCCTCATGATAGAGTTTGTAGATCTCCGAGGGTTCGCTAAATTGAGTCTTCATTTCAAATATTTCTCCTCAAAATCCTTCAGTCTCGCGGATAGTTTGAATCTCTCCAGGATTGTGGAGAGTTTCTCAGCATCAATCTTATCTTTCGCGTTCTCGAAAACAAAAGTCAAGTGGGCCTTATCCTTTGCTCGAAAGGCAGCTAGCTTCATTGCGATGATATACTCCAGAGAGCTCACTCTCGTTCTGACCCCTTCATACAGCACCTCCAGTGCATTCTCAACAGCCTCTGCATCGAGCGAACTCTTTACAGCGGCAACAAATTGCACCTTCACCCCCCCGATATAAACTGATTGTCCTTCAACGGTGAAATTGTTTTTCTCAAAGAACCGATAAAGAGGAGACAAATCGATCAATCCCTCCTGGACCCCCGCTTTATATAAATAGAAAATATCGAGATCATCAGTGTATATTGGTCCAGCATGATAGATCATTCCCACGCTTCCTACAATTGCATATTTGCCGATGACTGCGGACCGTTCCATTTCATTGATAATTTCAAGAGTTCTTTTCAAGACCTTCTCCATTCGTGAGCCTGCGGATCAGACCGGCAAATGCGGGATATTTGCTGATCAGCTCTGCCCGATTTCCGGATTCGTAATCGGAATATTCAAAACCTGGGGCAACAGTCGTCCCAAGGAGCGTAAAGTCTCCCGTCGAGAGCATCCCTTGCCAGCAACCGCGCGGCACAACCACTTGAGGCATTTCCCCTAGTTCCACGCGATTTCCAATGCGAATGACTTCTGTTTGCCCATCGCTTTTTAGCAAAAGCATTTCTGCGGGAGCGCCCCTGTAAAAGTGAAAGATTTCATCCGACTGCAGCCGGTGCATTTCGGAAAAGCCACCCGCCTTCAATAGAAAATAGATTGCTGTGGAAAAAGATCGCGGACCGTTATACCTCAAAGGGACCGAAGCGATCTCATCGTTACGATATGTCTCCATGTAGAAACCATTTTCCTTCGGATGTGGTTGGAGTTTTAGAATCCGGATCAGGTCGTCCGCTGCCATACTTGTGATTCTATCGCTGTTTCGGGGTTGTGGTCGAAAAAGAAAGGCCTCCCCTTAATAAGGGAGAAGAGTGGCTGGCGCATTCGCTGTAAGAAAATGTGATTGAACACAGCCGCTGAATGATGCTAAGCTAACGCTACGTAAAGTTTTCTAGGGGAATATATGGGGGTGGCTCGTGTTGAACTATCTAAGGCAATGGGGATCAAAGCTCTTTGGTTCCGAAGATGTTCGCAAGTGGGCGGTTCAGAGGGTCCAGGAGGGCTATACAAAATTCTTTGAAGAAGGACCACTATTAACGGGATTTCCTCCAGCAATAGAAAGAAAAGAGCCTGAACTGCTAAATTGGAGGGATGTAACGGATCAGGAAATAAGAATAGCCCACATATCCGATTTGCATTTTGGTGCAAACGATCCTGTTTTGACTCAGGCATTGAAAGATAGTATCAATCGGTTCAGACCGCACCTGACAATCGCAACAGGAGACATAGTAGAATCCCCAAGCAAAGAGAACCGTAAAGCAGCAACAGAATTTCTTGAATATATATTTACCTGTACAAAAAAATGCTTTGTCCTTCCAGGTAACCATGACCGACATGGAGAGATTGACCTTACTCAATGGGAAAATGATTTTGGAATCACTGGGGGTTCGAGGCATTGTTACCTTATCGAGATGAGTGACCACCGATTTGTCACATTGTTTCTTTTAGACTCGACGATCGCTACTATTTCCGATCCATATGAACAGTTTTTTCACGATGTAATACAGGTACGCGGTTGGATCGATGGAGTGCAACTTGAATGGATCGATCGAATGATTGATTATTTTAAGCAAAACAAATGGCAAGAATATCGTACGAGCATAAAAATTGCAGCATTACACCATCATCCTCTACCGACAAGGGTCGGAGGATCGAATCAACAATTCTTGCTTCTCGCTAACGCAGGACAGGTAATCGAGAAATTCTGCGAGATGGATATCGATCTCGTATTGCATGGTCATCAGCACGATCCGGTAATCCAAACACTTCAGCGCCTCAACTACCGGCCATTTTATATTCTGGGTGCAGGATCAGCGCTTAAAAAGGATCGCAAGAAGAAACTCCCAAACTCATATTATGAGCTGGAAGTGAACATCAACAAGGGATTTGTTTGGGTAAACCAGAGAAACGCGCTGGAAGATACGGGTGAATTCGCGCATGTCCATCGTTCAGCTTCACGATTTGAAGTAATTGAATACTTGAAATTTGAAGTTCGGCAAATTAATAGAATAACTCTGCCGAGTGGAGATACATCGGTCGTAGAAACGCGCAAATTCAAAAGGTCAGAGCTTGCAAAAGACACAAGAAGGTATGTCTATTTGATGGGTAGCACCATTAACAACATGGATGAAGTAACATGGAGCGTTAAACGAAAAGTTAATAGCGTTGATCGTGAAATTAGAAAAACGGGCTTGCGACTGGTTAAAGAGTATAACGACCCGGGAGATAAAGAAAAGCTCTTTCTGTATGAGTTCGAAGTCGAGTTGCCTGATGGTCTCTCTAAAGGTCCCTTCTTAGAAGAGGAACTGCATTTTGAGATTGTGTGGCCCAAATTATTTTCTGAATTCGAAAAAAGGGATCAGGTTGAAGGCACAATGGCATACCCTTTT
Protein-coding regions in this window:
- a CDS encoding cupin domain-containing protein, producing the protein MAADDLIRILKLQPHPKENGFYMETYRNDEIASVPLRYNGPRSFSTAIYFLLKAGGFSEMHRLQSDEIFHFYRGAPAEMLLLKSDGQTEVIRIGNRVELGEMPQVVVPRGCWQGMLSTGDFTLLGTTVAPGFEYSDYESGNRAELISKYPAFAGLIRRLTNGEGLEKNS
- a CDS encoding DUF6339 family protein produces the protein MRLPILDRPILYVNQAFLQNPKPSPDRPEQSAYSGEGDLLRFDAFGKSLRRLMKEFDSDPTKSDGAIAIALHQSLPLTRREAAQMAFWHYLSILELPEYVAWRYFDPAKAKTNKERYIGFLADNAFSRLWWWAELTHQAGTADPYFRTRAGAQNLELVKSVVENLFGGNRVLVAALIDFVCASADGVADQQKVKQLTTRINALLVTVAVDLLTDEMVQQIPRNIAATFQ
- a CDS encoding polysaccharide deacetylase family protein translates to MLSRREFIGAALTLAASPLLPTFAAEPLLISLTMDDFNWAGNAVVLNPQERNQAILKSLYDAKIKAALFVVGKYIVNKEGKDFLAQWDAGKHIIGNHTYSHWFYPAKELQEYQKDILKCDAFLSPYKNFQKLFRFPFLKEGKTMEQRDSMRAFLKQSGYKNGHVTIDTSDWYIDQRLRERLQKDPNADLTPYKNYYVEHMLDRAAHYEELARAVLKRPIRHTILTHHNTLNGLFLGDLIAAFRAKGWKWIDASQAFQDTVFKSEPDVLPAGESLMVALARETGKFESLLRYPGEDSEYEKQKMDELDL
- a CDS encoding DinB family protein translates to MSEIGNLREAMKRIQEGDAWHGPGLRETLSDVSAKDASVRPIPGSHTIWELVMHIAAWQEVFLQRLMGQPADEPKEGDFPPVTTAGEEEWKAALEMLERSHRKLLEYYAVLQNSSLEENVVGKDYSVAFMIHGIIRHHVYHAGQIGLLKKLIRSR
- a CDS encoding metallophosphoesterase codes for the protein MLNYLRQWGSKLFGSEDVRKWAVQRVQEGYTKFFEEGPLLTGFPPAIERKEPELLNWRDVTDQEIRIAHISDLHFGANDPVLTQALKDSINRFRPHLTIATGDIVESPSKENRKAATEFLEYIFTCTKKCFVLPGNHDRHGEIDLTQWENDFGITGGSRHCYLIEMSDHRFVTLFLLDSTIATISDPYEQFFHDVIQVRGWIDGVQLEWIDRMIDYFKQNKWQEYRTSIKIAALHHHPLPTRVGGSNQQFLLLANAGQVIEKFCEMDIDLVLHGHQHDPVIQTLQRLNYRPFYILGAGSALKKDRKKKLPNSYYELEVNINKGFVWVNQRNALEDTGEFAHVHRSASRFEVIEYLKFEVRQINRITLPSGDTSVVETRKFKRSELAKDTRRYVYLMGSTINNMDEVTWSVKRKVNSVDREIRKTGLRLVKEYNDPGDKEKLFLYEFEVELPDGLSKGPFLEEELHFEIVWPKLFSEFEKRDQVEGTMAYPFGVDKFTYGVSLDPLCPAKLSKVQIYTGNPKIRPEPATIENGLGQTVETRIDPGTTIMYRINMMTT